From the Deinococcus arcticus genome, one window contains:
- a CDS encoding MBL fold metallo-hydrolase produces MTLQPLVPGAWYLPGAVNSVVLEDGQGGALLVDTGLDEGHARKLLRALDGAGLRPTAVLNTHSHADHHGGNTTVLRRWPDLEVWAPPLEAAIIAHPMLEPLGLFGARPPRELQTKFLLAPASPARPLPGTGPLILGGVPLELLDVPGHALQMVAVRCGELLYAADALFGPEALAKHPLTFCADSAAQKASAAALGALAGVQVTLPGHGAPTADLPGLAAANLAAYDRTTAAVQAAVAAAPGTVDELLARVCVALGLTMTGPGAVVLNRAVVSAHLTEGLEGGRVALSVDGQRLLFTLA; encoded by the coding sequence ATGACCCTGCAGCCTCTGGTGCCTGGTGCGTGGTATCTGCCGGGCGCGGTGAACAGTGTGGTGCTTGAAGACGGCCAGGGCGGCGCCCTGCTGGTGGACACCGGCCTGGACGAGGGCCACGCCCGCAAGCTGCTGCGGGCGCTGGACGGCGCGGGGCTGCGGCCCACCGCCGTGCTGAACACCCACAGCCACGCCGACCACCACGGCGGCAACACCACTGTCCTGCGGCGCTGGCCTGACCTGGAGGTCTGGGCGCCGCCGCTGGAAGCGGCCATCATCGCCCACCCGATGCTGGAACCGCTGGGGCTGTTCGGGGCCCGGCCCCCCCGGGAACTGCAGACCAAGTTCCTGCTGGCCCCGGCCAGTCCGGCGCGCCCCCTGCCGGGCACCGGGCCCCTGATTCTGGGCGGCGTGCCCCTGGAGCTGCTGGATGTGCCGGGCCACGCCCTGCAGATGGTGGCGGTTCGCTGTGGGGAGCTGCTGTACGCCGCCGACGCCCTGTTTGGCCCGGAGGCGCTGGCCAAGCATCCCCTGACCTTCTGCGCGGATTCGGCCGCCCAGAAGGCCAGTGCGGCGGCGCTGGGGGCGCTGGCGGGCGTGCAGGTGACCCTGCCCGGGCACGGCGCACCCACCGCTGATCTGCCGGGGCTGGCGGCGGCCAACCTCGCCGCCTATGACCGGACCACTGCGGCCGTGCAGGCGGCGGTCGCGGCGGCGCCCGGCACCGTGGACGAGTTGCTGGCCCGCGTGTGCGTCGCGCTGGGGCTCACCATGACTGGCCCGGGCGCGGTGGTCCTGAACCGCGCGGTGGTCAGCGCGCACCTGACCGAGGGGCTGGAGGGGGGCCGGGTGGCCCTGAGCGTGGACGGCCAGCGCCTGCTGTTCACGCTTGCGTGA
- a CDS encoding Dps family protein → MTKKSADGKKAQSGQKAGERGARGANRGAGALAESGSRSAAPSDGKPAAGQPTGRANADAAHLNATNNALVDHAYLTEDEFGTVAETLQRNLATTISLYLKFKKYHWDIRGRFFRDLHLAYDEFIAMIFPAIDEQAERLVALGGSPIAAPADIERYSTVTVPTETVRDARTQVSDLVADLTRVGRGYRDDSQTVDDANDPATADLYNGYAATVDKIRWMLQAMMDDERMN, encoded by the coding sequence ATGACCAAGAAGAGTGCAGACGGCAAGAAAGCCCAGAGCGGCCAGAAGGCGGGCGAGCGCGGCGCCCGGGGGGCCAACCGGGGTGCTGGCGCCCTGGCTGAGAGCGGGAGCCGGAGCGCGGCCCCCAGCGACGGTAAGCCGGCAGCGGGGCAGCCCACCGGCCGCGCCAATGCCGACGCCGCACATCTGAACGCCACGAACAACGCCCTGGTGGATCACGCCTACCTCACCGAGGATGAATTCGGCACGGTGGCCGAGACCCTGCAGCGCAACCTCGCCACCACCATCAGCCTGTACCTGAAGTTCAAGAAGTACCACTGGGACATTCGAGGGCGCTTCTTCCGCGACCTGCATCTGGCCTACGACGAGTTCATTGCCATGATCTTCCCCGCCATTGACGAGCAGGCCGAGCGCCTCGTGGCCCTGGGTGGCAGTCCTATCGCGGCGCCCGCCGACATCGAGCGCTACAGCACCGTGACCGTGCCCACTGAGACGGTCCGCGACGCCCGCACCCAGGTGAGCGATCTGGTGGCGGACCTGACGCGCGTGGGCCGGGGCTACCGCGACGACTCGCAAACCGTGGACGACGCCAACGACCCCGCCACGGCCGACCTGTACAACGGCTACGCCGCCACCGTGGACAAGATCCGCTGGATGCTGCAGGCCATGATGGACGACGAGCGGATGAATTGA